The sequence AATGAACGAGGAATTTTCCCAACTGCAGTCAGAGTTGGATCGTATAGCTGGTGCAACTACCTTTAACGGGAAAAACATTCTTGACGGAAGTCTGGAGGGCGGCTTAACTTTTCAAGTTGGTGCTAATGCTCAGGAAACTATCAATGTAACTCTAAACGGAGCTACCCAGGAAGATCTGGGGACAGAGTCTTTAGACATTCTTACCGGACAAAGTTCACAAGAGGCACTGGGAGCAATTGATGAGGCCATTGCATCTATTTCAGGTGCCAGAGGAGAGTTGGGGGCAACCATCAATCGTTTCGAATCGACAATATCCAATCTGGGCAACGTATCTGAAAATATTGCGGCTTCTGAATCGAGAATTGCTGATGCGGATGTTGCAGCCGAGGTTTCAGATATGCTTAAAAATCGGATTCTCGAACAAGCCGGTGTCTCAATCCAGGCTCAGGCGAATCAGAGGGCTGGAATGTTACTGTCACTTTTGAACTAGCCAGAGGTTATTATCACTCCGTCAAGCTGCCATACCCTCCGCCACCAGGAGTACAAATACGGATTGAATCACCCACTCTGGCCCGAATTTCATTTTTACCTCCAAGATTGAGGCGATGCCCGTCCTGACGGATAAATATATTTTCGCCCCTGCTGCCTGCTTCTCCACCTTCCAGTCCATAGGGAGGAAAAACTCTTCGTTCAGAGAGTATGGCCACATTCAGAGGTTTAAGAAATTCGAGTTCCCGCACCAGTCCGTCACCGCCGCAGAACTGCCCCTTCCCCCCTGATCCTTTACGGATAGAAAACTCATGGAGCAAAACGGGATACCGCCGTTCCAGAATTTCCGGATCAGTTATTCTGGTATTGGTCATATGGGTATGAACCCCCGACTGACCATGCCAGTCGGGGCCCGCACCTGCCCCACCACCGATTGTTTCATAGTAGCCGAAACGCTCATTGCCAAAGGTGAAATTATTCATGCAGCCCTGGGAACCAGCGGCCACGCCAAATGCCCTCAGCACGACGTCAACCACCCGCTGAGAGGTGAGCACGTTGCCGCCAACTACTGCTGCCTCAGGCGATGGATCAAGAAGACAGCCTTCGGGGATAATAAGTTCTATGGGAATCAGACAACCGTGATTCAGTGGAATATCTTTTTCAACCAGACAGCGGAGGCTATAGAGAATGGCTGACTGAGTAACAGCCCGTGGCGCATTGAGGTTGCCCCGGAGTTCGGTTCCTGTTCCTGTGAAGTCAAAGATTGCACTGCCATCACTGCGATCTATGGTGAGTGTCAACTGTATCGGGCTGCCGTCGTCGAGATACTCGGTGGCTGTTATCGTGTCTCTTTCGGCCAGCCCCTGATTCCTGGAAACCTCGCAAAGACTGTTTCGGACAGCCTCTTCTGCTGTTTCCTGGACGTGCAACATATAGGCTTGTACAACTTCAAGGCCGTGATATTCCACCATCTCCAAAATAAGATCAATGCCCTTCTGGTTGGCAGCCACCTGAGCCTTGAGATCAGAAAGATTATCCCCCAGAAGGCGTGTTCCGCTGATGGCAGGGCGACCCTTCTCAGACTTTATCTTCTCAGGTGCCAACAGAAGATCTGAAATACCCTGTTCCTGAAAGACATTATTTTTAACGAGTTTGAAGGAGAAAATGGCTGCCCCCTCTTCGATAAGCTGCCGGGAATCTGGTGGCATGGAGCCGGGGGAGATACCACCTATATCAGCATGATGGCCACGACTGGCAACCCAGAAAATAATTGTCTTCCCTTGAAAGACCGGTGTCATCACTGTGATATCGGGTAAATGGCTACCGCCGGCCGCAGGATGATTGGCCACCAGAACATCACCCGGCATTATATCCTTCACCCTGCGAATCTGCTCTTTAACGGCCTCGCTCATAGCCCCAAGATGAACAGGGACATGAGGCGCATTGGCCACAAGATTTCCGTTGGCCCCAAAAAGGGCACAGGAAAAATCGAGCCGCTCCTTGATATTGGTGGAGATCGCTGTCTTTTGCAACATCCTCCCCATCTGTTCTGCAATCGACATAAACAGATTACTGAAAATGGAAAGCTGTACCGGATCCACCTCCGTATCTATTTTGTTACGAGTATGTCCACTGACCTGAATTTCCACATCTCCAAAATCGGTGATTGCAGCAATGCAATCCGGTTCAATAAGGATGGTACTGGTATCTTGGATCAGGATGGCTGGGCCCTCAATGGTATAACCAGCTTTCAGACTATCCATAGTGTAAAGGTCAGTCTGCTGCCAGCCACCTTCAAAATAACAGGACACTGTGTCCAGCTTCTCTGCTGTGCTCTCTCCCCTGTCAACAAGGAAGGATTTCAGCTTGGAAGCCTTGCCTATGGAACGAACCCGCAGATCATCTACCAGGACAGCCCGACCAGGCAACTCAAAACCGAACTCACGCATATAGCGTGTTTGAAACGCCTTTGCAAAGTCTCCATCCGCTGGCTTTTCTATCATTAATGAGCCATCCGTCCCCTGGTAACGTAGATTAAGATAGTGCAGACTCTGGATCGTATCATCCGTAATCCCCTGACTACTCAACTCCCGCACGGTCTCCACTTCCAGGGCTGCAAGTCTTTCCTCAAGACCTGGAAGTCCCCCTTCAGTAAGGACTTCTGCCGCCGGCTGCTGTTTTTCAGCCACCGTGTCGGCAAGACCGATACCATATGCTGAGAGTATCCCTGCAAAACGATGAATAAAAATAGAGGATATCCCGAGACTGCGTGCAATAGCGCAGGCATGCTGCCCTCCTGCACCACCAAAGGTGGCCAGCACATGTTCTTTGATATCAAAGCCGCGCATTACTGAAACTTCACGAATGGGTCGAACCATTACCTCATTTGCCACTTCAAGAAAACCAAGAGCCGTCTCTTCCACCGAGAGCGGAGGACGACCACTCTCCTTGTAAAAACTGTTTATTGTGTCGGTAAGTTCTGCCATCTGGCGGTAACTCTCCTCAACATCCAGAGGTTGATCCTCATTTACACCAAAAATATTGGGGAAATGATCAGGCCGGAGACGCCCCAGGATCAGGTTGGCATCGGTCACGGCCAGATAGCCATTCTTTCGGTAACAGACAGGTCCCGGATGGGCACCCGAGGATTCGGGGCCAACCACAAACATACCGTTGTCAAAAAAGAGTCGAGACCCGCCACCCGCAGCAACGGTTCTGATGTCAAGCTGTGGTGCCTGAATACGCACGCCGGCAGTTTTCGTTTCAAAGGTAAGATCATAGTCACCACCGTAACGGGAAACATCCGTGGATGTCCCTCCCATATCAAAGCCGATAACCGGTTTTTTCGTTTCCCGACTGTAGGTGGTCATGGCATAGCCGACCACTCCGCCAGCTGGACCCGAGAGTATGGCCCGACTTCCTGTAAAATCCTCGGCCGGGGCCAGACCGCCATCGGATTGCATAAACAGAAGCGGGGTATCTGCTAGATTATCAGCAAAACCTTTTTTAAAGCTTTGCAGATAGCTGCGAATATGCGGGGTTAAATAGGAGTCGACCATGGTGGTATCACCACGGGAGACCAGCTTAACCATGGGAATTACCCGTGAAGAAAGAGACACCTGTTCAAATCCAAGCGACAGGGCAAGATTGCCAACAGCCTGTTCGTGCTCCGGACAGGCATAGGCATGGAGGAAAATCACGGCAAGACTGGTAATGCCGCGTTTGAGTAAGTCTTCCAGCTGTGGTTTGATGAGTTCAAGGTCAGGTTCCAAAAGAACCGCAAACTCCTCACCTGTTACGCCAGTCAAGACTTTATGCTGTGTGTACTGTGATTTTTCATGGGAATGAAGGATCCTTATCCGTTCATCCACCTCAATGACCTCCCTGTAAAGGAGATCCGGTTTTTTTATTCTCAGATCAAAAAGGTGCGGTCTGTCCTGATTGCCAATCCGGAGTACATCACCAAAGCCCCTGGTTATGACAAGAGCACAGGGAGCGCCCTTGCGTTCAAGCAGGGCATTGGTGGCCACCGTAGTGCCCATTCGTATCCATTCGATCTGCGAGGCATCAATTCCCTTGCCCTCTCCTGACGATGCATACTCCTCAAGAATCCGCCGAATCCCCTCACGCGGAGCATCGTCATAGTTTGCCGGGTCTTCGGACAAAAGTTTTACAACCTTAAATCCCGGCTTACCCGGCACCTCGGCATAAACATCGGTAAAAGTACCGCCACGGTCTATGGAAAAACGGAATGTATGAGTGTCAGTATTCGCCATGCGTACAGGTCAGGGGAAAAATGGAATCTTCCGGAAAACTATACGGCATACTGACGCACAAAACGATAAAAAATCACCCCACTATTCAGTCACCGGAAAACAATCGTAAGTACTCACCATAGCCCTCACTTTCCAGCTGTTCCTTTGGAATAAAACGAAGTGACGCCGAATTGATGCAGTAGCGTAGGCCCGTTGATGGTGGCCCATCGTTAAAGACATGGCCAAGATGCGAGTCTCCA comes from Desulfocapsa sulfexigens DSM 10523 and encodes:
- a CDS encoding flagellin N-terminal helical domain-containing protein, whose product is MVNSISNNFSASHQISNAQNRADNSASRLSSGRRINSAKDDAAGLAISDGMNSQVRGLNQAMRNTNDGISLAQTADGALSESTNILQRMRDLAVQSSNGIYNDNDRRSMNEEFSQLQSELDRIAGATTFNGKNILDGSLEGGLTFQVGANAQETINVTLNGATQEDLGTESLDILTGQSSQEALGAIDEAIASISGARGELGATINRFESTISNLGNVSENIAASESRIADADVAAEVSDMLKNRILEQAGVSIQAQANQRAGMLLSLLN
- a CDS encoding hydantoinase B/oxoprolinase family protein, giving the protein MANTDTHTFRFSIDRGGTFTDVYAEVPGKPGFKVVKLLSEDPANYDDAPREGIRRILEEYASSGEGKGIDASQIEWIRMGTTVATNALLERKGAPCALVITRGFGDVLRIGNQDRPHLFDLRIKKPDLLYREVIEVDERIRILHSHEKSQYTQHKVLTGVTGEEFAVLLEPDLELIKPQLEDLLKRGITSLAVIFLHAYACPEHEQAVGNLALSLGFEQVSLSSRVIPMVKLVSRGDTTMVDSYLTPHIRSYLQSFKKGFADNLADTPLLFMQSDGGLAPAEDFTGSRAILSGPAGGVVGYAMTTYSRETKKPVIGFDMGGTSTDVSRYGGDYDLTFETKTAGVRIQAPQLDIRTVAAGGGSRLFFDNGMFVVGPESSGAHPGPVCYRKNGYLAVTDANLILGRLRPDHFPNIFGVNEDQPLDVEESYRQMAELTDTINSFYKESGRPPLSVEETALGFLEVANEVMVRPIREVSVMRGFDIKEHVLATFGGAGGQHACAIARSLGISSIFIHRFAGILSAYGIGLADTVAEKQQPAAEVLTEGGLPGLEERLAALEVETVRELSSQGITDDTIQSLHYLNLRYQGTDGSLMIEKPADGDFAKAFQTRYMREFGFELPGRAVLVDDLRVRSIGKASKLKSFLVDRGESTAEKLDTVSCYFEGGWQQTDLYTMDSLKAGYTIEGPAILIQDTSTILIEPDCIAAITDFGDVEIQVSGHTRNKIDTEVDPVQLSIFSNLFMSIAEQMGRMLQKTAISTNIKERLDFSCALFGANGNLVANAPHVPVHLGAMSEAVKEQIRRVKDIMPGDVLVANHPAAGGSHLPDITVMTPVFQGKTIIFWVASRGHHADIGGISPGSMPPDSRQLIEEGAAIFSFKLVKNNVFQEQGISDLLLAPEKIKSEKGRPAISGTRLLGDNLSDLKAQVAANQKGIDLILEMVEYHGLEVVQAYMLHVQETAEEAVRNSLCEVSRNQGLAERDTITATEYLDDGSPIQLTLTIDRSDGSAIFDFTGTGTELRGNLNAPRAVTQSAILYSLRCLVEKDIPLNHGCLIPIELIIPEGCLLDPSPEAAVVGGNVLTSQRVVDVVLRAFGVAAGSQGCMNNFTFGNERFGYYETIGGGAGAGPDWHGQSGVHTHMTNTRITDPEILERRYPVLLHEFSIRKGSGGKGQFCGGDGLVRELEFLKPLNVAILSERRVFPPYGLEGGEAGSRGENIFIRQDGHRLNLGGKNEIRARVGDSIRICTPGGGGYGSLTE